CTTCTGGGACGTCCAGCTTCGGCGGGCGGCCCGGCGGCGGCTTCCGGGCAAGCTCTGCTGCCCCCTGCGCGCGGAAGGCCGCATGCCAGCGCCGAGCGCTTCGCCGGTCCACGCCAAGCACCCGAGCCACCTCGACGGGCGGGTGGCCCCGCTGCAGCAAATCGATGGCGCGGGCCCGCCGCCGCTCCAAATCATCGGGACTTCCAGGGGGTCGCATAGCCCATCACCTCCAAAAGAAATGACAGGACGTTTCTTATGCAGGTGGCAATAGCCGGCCGCCCTCGTTTGGTAGATGACGCATACGGGCGGGGCGAGGTGTTGATCGCCGTTGTATGGGGGCGGCACCCATGTGCCGAATCTGGTATGCTATCCATGGGAGCGGGGAGCTGTCACTGAAAAGCGTGCTTGCTTGGGATCTCAGATCCGTGAGAGAAGGGAGAATCCAATGACCATTGAAGAGCGCTTAGCCGTTTTGGAATCCCAGCTCGCCAGCGCCGCGATGAAGGAGGTCCGGACCGCCAAGCTCATTCTCACTGATGAGAACGGCAAGGCTCGTGTGCAGATGTACGTGTCTAAGTCCAAGAACGGGCCGACCCTGTGCCTCCTCGACGAGAACGGCAAGACCCGCGGCGAGATGTTCGTATCCAGGAGCGGGCCGGCGCTGTGTATGGGTGACGAGAATGGGAAAGCGCGCGCAGTGCTGGGCGTGTCCAAGAACGGGCCCATGCTGGGCTTAAACGACGAGAACGGTAGGGCCCGCGCCCAGATAATTGTGACTGAGAACGGGCCTTTGTTGATCTTGGTCGATGAAAACGGCAAGACCCGCGGGCAGATGACCCTGACGAAGGATGGGCCGGCGTTGCAGCTGGCCGACGAGAACGGGGAGACGCGCGTCGAGCTGAGAGTACTCGCGGATGGACCCTCACTGGGCCTGGGCGACGAAAGAGGCGGGCTGCGCGCCCAGATGGTCGTGACCGAGGACGGCCCGGCGATTCATCTGGGCGATGCGAACGGCGATTTCGTCTGGTCCGCGCCGTAAGAGCCGGGATTGTCTCCGAGGTCCCGGACAACATTAACGATGTGCTGACAGAACTGTCAGAATCCTTACTGCCTTTTCCCCGCTCATATCGCTCTGGAGGCGCGCTCTGGCCGCTCACATGTGGGCGGTTGGCGGTTGCCTCGTGCGGCGGGGCTATTGCCGCAAACCTTGCGCCCTGCGCGAAGCCAGCCGGTCCATACCGAGAAGACCGAGAGACGGGGGGAACGTGACCCACCGGGCCTGTATACAAACCCTCCCGAGAGATTCACTGGGCTTTTGGAAACTTGCCGGGGTTTTCGATTCTTGCGCATTTTGGCGCAAGGAAATTGTGCGGTCCGGTGGGATGGCCGTGATCAAGAGGCCGCCCAGAGTACTGAAAACGAAGGCGCCGCGTGTCTGCCGCAACGTCTCCGCGTACACGGCCCTGTGTTTGGGCGCACTTTCGCATCGCCCGTGCCCGGCGCTTGATTCACTGCCCGGCTTCTGGTTAACTCAGAGATGGATATCGTCAGAATCGTGCCGTTGCCGTGGCAGGCACTCTCCCGCCCCCTCAGGTTCGGTTGCAGTGCTGGGGAAAAGAAGGAAGGATCAACGTGCCCGCGAATACGATAGTCTTCGTTGCGGTTTGTGTTGTGTTTCTCGCAGTCACGGCAGCAGGCGGCTTGCATGCGTATGCAGCCCTCGTGGAGGACCTGGGCGTTCCCGTAACGGCGGTAACGTATGGGAACAGTCATGCCGTTCTGGCACCGGGCCCGAATGGGCAAGGCGACATGTTCTACACCTCGTACTACGTCTCGACGGGATGCGAACTCGTGGGATGCGATTTCCGGGACGGGCGCACGGGTCGCACAAAGCTGCCTTCCCAAGGCGGCTACGGTGTGGCCCTCGGCCTGGACGGCTCCATATACGTTGGCGGCGTGAATCCCGGCGATTTGTACCGCTATGACCCGAAGACCGATGCGCTAGCCACGATCAACGTCAAGCAATTTGGCGTGGACTACATATGGGACTTGGCGGTGGGGCCGGACGGCGCGGTGTATTGCGCAGCGGGATATCCGAAGACCAAACTCATCGCGTTCACGCCCGCGTCCGGAGAAGTCCGTGATCTGGGGGAATTGGCCCCACCGGAGCAGTACTTGCGGTCCGTGTGCGTGGATCGCTTCGGCCGCGTGTGGTGCGGCATCGGAACGCACGCTCGCTTGATTGTATACGACCCCGCCGACGGCTCCCGGCGAGAGGTTCTCCCGGAATCGTTTGCGGCCAGCTCGTGCGTCTACGCGCTCGCGCCATGCGGCCGCTACGTTGTGGCGCACGTATCCTTTGATGGTGTGTTGCTTGTGTTCGATGCAGAGCGCCAGGAGCTTGTGCGCACCGTTCCTAGACTGGAAGGCGATGAGGCATGGACGCTCGCCAGGAGCGGCCGGGACGACGTCATGTACATCACGTCCTGGCCATCGCTGCGCACGTTTCGTTACGACGTCGAGACGGGTGAGCGCACGCCTCTCCCGTTGCGGATGGACCAGATCAAGATCGTCGATGGAGACCGTTGGGTCCATGCAATAGACGACCAAGACTACGTCGTGTACGACCTGCAAGAAGAGCGGGAGACCTTTCGTAGCTCTCTTGTCCAGGGGGGAGACGGCATGGCCGTGTTCGCGCTGACCAACGGTCCCGACGGCAACGTTTATGGCGGCACGTACATCAACATGCATCTTTTCCACTGCGACACGGCTTCAGGCGCTCTTCAGGATCTGGGCAAGTTCAGCCGGTGGGCGGGGCAGGTGGATAGCATGAGTCTCGGCCGGGATGGACGCATTTACCTGGGCGCCTACGTCCATGCCGTAATCAGCGTGTACGACCCTGCCCTTCCGTGGAGGCCCGGCCGCGAACCCGATTCGAATCCGCGCGAGATCGGCCCACTGGGGAAAGGCCAGTACCGTACCCAGGCGAACTGCCTCGGACCGGACGGGCACCTCTACGTCGGCAGCATCCCCGCGTACAACAGCGCAGCCGCCGGCGCATTCAGCATCTGTGATCTGCGGACCGGTGCGAAAGACGTACGACTGAACGTCGTGCCGGGTGGCGCCGTCCACGCGTTGGTCTCCGACGAGCAGTATGTGTACGGCGCTGGCGGCGGCGAGTTCTTTGTGTACGACCCTGCCGCCGATGTCAAACGATTTTCCCTTACCCGTGCAGTGACCGCAATGGCGGTTCTCCGCGACGGTAAGGTATGTCTCTCCGGTAACGGAACGTTATGTGTATACGACCGCGAACGCAACGCTATCTCAGCGGACACAAACAACCCGGCAGGGGACTTCTCCCACATGTGCTCCGGCGCAAACGGAACGGCGTACGGAGTAAACGCCGGCCACATAGCCCGGGTCGGGCCTGACGGCGTATCGGTCGAGGTCCTCACCGACGAGGGCGGCACGTACATTGCCACTGACAGCAAGGGGCGCGTGTACTTCGCGCGAGGGCCGCGGCTTCTTCGCTGCACACCTCCCGAATCGCCCGGGAAGCCGTAAGCCGTTCGAGGGCACGGTGGGGACCTGCCCTCACAAACCTCCTGCGTCCCTTGTTTGCCGCTGGCGGCCGCGGGCAGCAAGCACAGGGCTGTCTTTCTTGTGTTCTCCGCGCGCGAAAGGTAGGCTGATGCGCGGTCAGCATTCAGGAGGACGTGAGAATGGGCAGAGAATTGAGTCGCCGGGTTTTCATCAGACAATCGGTTCATGGCGCGGCGGGAACATTGGCGCTCGCGGGGGCTTTGGGCCGCACGCCGCTTGCGGAGGGTGGCGAGGTGAGCGGGAACGAAGCAAGGAGGCTCCTGGCGGGAGCGGCGGCGGTGGATATCACGCCGAAGGTCCTCCCGGTTATCAACAGCGGCGGTTTTCTGGAATGCGTTGCGGACAAGGTATGCGACCCGCTTCACGCCCGGGGACTGGTACTGGACGACGGGACGAAACGAATCGCCCTGATGGTTGTGGACAGTCTGATGATGCCTCGCGAGCTGCTGGACGACGTGAAGCGCCAAGCAAGCCAAGTGACGGGCATTCGCGAGGAACATATGTTGATCGCGGCGAACCACACGCATTCCGCGCCTTCCGTGATGGGTGCGCTGGGTTCCCGCTGCGACGAGACCTACGCCGCCTTCTTGCCGGGCCGGCTCGTCGAGTGTCTCCGGCAGGCTGATGCAAACCGGGTGCCCGCCCGGGTAGGCTGGGCCGCGGTGCCGGACCCCGAAGATACCAACTGCCGGGTTTGGATTCGGCGGCCGGATCGAATCGGCGCCGATCCTTTCGGCGAGGCCACGATTCGCGCGATGATGCACCCGGGGTATCAGAACCCGGACTATATCGGGCCGTGCGGTCCGGAAGACCCCGCTCTGACCGTGCTGGCGGTGCAGACGGCCGAGGGCGTGCCGCTGGCCCTCGTGGCCAATTACTCGATGCATTATTTCGGGGCGGCGCCTATTTCCGCGGATTACTATGGCCGGTTCTGCGCGGAGATGGAACGGCGCATCGCGCCGGGTCAGAGCGAGCCGCGTTTCGTCGCCATAATGTCGAACGGGACGAGCGGCGACCAACATTGGATGGACTATTCGCAGCCGAAAAAAGAGATCACCATCGACGAGTATGCCGCGCGCGTCGCATCGAAAGCCATGGAAGCCTGGCAACGCGTCGAATACGCCGACGGCGCGCTGCTTGATATGGCCGAGACGAAACTCGAACTGGGGCGGCGAACGCCGTCTCCGGAGCGTCTGGCCTGGGCCAGCCAGGTTCGTGCGGCCATGGGCGAGCGCACCGTGCCCAAGGACCAGCCGGAGGTTTACGCGCTCGAACAGTTCTATCTTGCGGAAACCCCGAGGCGGGAATTGCGGCTGCAGGCGCTGCGCATCGGGGATCTGGCTATCAACGCGATCCCGTGCGAGGTCTATGCCATTACCGGCCTGAAACTCAAGCGGCAGAGTCCGTTCGCGCTGACGATGAACATCGAACTGGCCAACGGGGCCGAGGGATACATTCCCCCGCCCGAGTTGCACTGCTTCGGCGGCTACAACACGTGGCCCGCACGCAGCGCCGGCCTGGAAACCACCGCGGAGCCGGAGATCGTCGAGACGCTGGTGCGGCAGCTCGAGGCTCTGGCCGGCCGCGAGCGCCGGCCGCTGCCGGTTTGCGCGGGACCCTATGTGGAGGCCGTCCTCAGCTCGAACCCGCTTGCGTATTGGCCGATGGACACCATTGCGGGGCAGGTCTGCGCC
The DNA window shown above is from Candidatus Hydrogenedentota bacterium and carries:
- a CDS encoding helix-turn-helix domain-containing protein — translated: MRPPGSPDDLERRRARAIDLLQRGHPPVEVARVLGVDRRSARRWHAAFRAQGAAELARKPPPGRPPKLDVPEACPAGD
- a CDS encoding WD40 repeat domain-containing protein — encoded protein: MPANTIVFVAVCVVFLAVTAAGGLHAYAALVEDLGVPVTAVTYGNSHAVLAPGPNGQGDMFYTSYYVSTGCELVGCDFRDGRTGRTKLPSQGGYGVALGLDGSIYVGGVNPGDLYRYDPKTDALATINVKQFGVDYIWDLAVGPDGAVYCAAGYPKTKLIAFTPASGEVRDLGELAPPEQYLRSVCVDRFGRVWCGIGTHARLIVYDPADGSRREVLPESFAASSCVYALAPCGRYVVAHVSFDGVLLVFDAERQELVRTVPRLEGDEAWTLARSGRDDVMYITSWPSLRTFRYDVETGERTPLPLRMDQIKIVDGDRWVHAIDDQDYVVYDLQEERETFRSSLVQGGDGMAVFALTNGPDGNVYGGTYINMHLFHCDTASGALQDLGKFSRWAGQVDSMSLGRDGRIYLGAYVHAVISVYDPALPWRPGREPDSNPREIGPLGKGQYRTQANCLGPDGHLYVGSIPAYNSAAAGAFSICDLRTGAKDVRLNVVPGGAVHALVSDEQYVYGAGGGEFFVYDPAADVKRFSLTRAVTAMAVLRDGKVCLSGNGTLCVYDRERNAISADTNNPAGDFSHMCSGANGTAYGVNAGHIARVGPDGVSVEVLTDEGGTYIATDSKGRVYFARGPRLLRCTPPESPGKP